A single window of Tolypothrix sp. NIES-4075 DNA harbors:
- a CDS encoding TerC family protein, with the protein MLDQIFDYLHFHFSVEAPLVLLVLILLEAVLSADNAIALAAIAQGLEDKELERKALNVGLVVAYVLRITLILTATWVQQFWQFNVLGAAYLLWLVFQHFTSEEGEDNQHHGPRFNSLLQAIPVIAFTDLAFSLDSVTTAIAVSQERWLVLTGATIGIITLRYMAGLFIKWLDEYVYLEDAGYITVALVGLRLLLKVVNDSFVPPEWVMIGAIALIFAWGFSKRTTPELSEELEKTEVVEGSRE; encoded by the coding sequence ATGTTAGACCAAATTTTTGATTATCTTCACTTTCACTTCAGCGTCGAGGCGCCTCTAGTCTTACTCGTTCTGATTTTACTAGAGGCTGTACTATCTGCTGATAATGCGATCGCCCTGGCTGCGATCGCTCAAGGACTCGAAGACAAAGAACTCGAACGTAAAGCCCTTAATGTCGGCTTAGTCGTAGCCTACGTGCTACGCATCACCCTAATCCTCACCGCAACCTGGGTGCAACAGTTTTGGCAATTTAACGTATTGGGTGCTGCTTACTTGCTGTGGCTGGTATTCCAACATTTTACCTCAGAAGAAGGCGAAGATAACCAGCATCACGGTCCCCGCTTTAACTCATTATTGCAAGCGATCCCCGTGATTGCTTTCACCGATTTAGCATTTTCTTTGGATAGTGTAACAACAGCGATCGCAGTTTCTCAAGAAAGGTGGCTGGTACTCACAGGGGCAACTATTGGGATTATCACCCTGCGATATATGGCGGGTTTGTTTATCAAGTGGTTGGATGAGTATGTCTATTTAGAAGACGCAGGCTATATCACTGTAGCGTTGGTGGGCTTGCGCTTACTCTTAAAAGTGGTCAATGATAGCTTTGTCCCGCCAGAATGGGTAATGATTGGTGCGATCGCCCTCATTTTCGCTTGGGGCTTTTCTAAGCGGACTACCCCAGAATTATCAGAAGAACTGGAAAAGACCGAAGTAGTCGAAGGGAGTAGGGAGTAG
- the hepA gene encoding heterocyst formation ABC transporter subunit HepA — protein sequence MSLKLSQSFRNLFKTTKFWEKNYLILREFKHFRKITILALVFSFLGATFEGFTIGFLLQFLQGLTTPNAKPIQTGVAWFDIWVLASNASPIRRLYQISILILLSTWIRAGFNYLAQVYTELVQLHLGDRLRRRIFEQLQSLPLSYFSKTRTGELINTITTEIERIKQWFSGAAFLLTRAITATVYFISMFVLSWQLSIISLLLFTLVGVGLSTLNARARETSFAVSAANGQFTSTAMEFINGIRTVNAFATQEFERRRFHKASDNVVSASTKVVLTFAMVRPLAEGIASTILIGMIIFAFTIFVVNGTLQVASLLTFFFVLFRIVPIVQDFNGVRAGLSTLQGSADNIKELLRTDNKHYLQNGTIQFAGLKHSIDVVSVDFGYDPSHLVLNNVTLTIEQGKTTALVGATGAGKSTLIDLIPRFYDPTEGHVLIDGVDLRQFEINSLRSKMAVVSQDTFIFNTSVWNNIAYGTQGATQAEIKEAARLANALEFIEEMREGFETQLGDRGVRLSGGQRQRIAIARALLRDPEILILDEATSALDSMTERLIQESLEKLSLGRTVIAIAHRLSTIAQADKVVVLEGGRIVEQGKYQELLQRHGKLWEYHKTQYEMGQVE from the coding sequence ATGAGTTTAAAACTTTCGCAATCATTTCGCAATTTGTTTAAGACTACCAAGTTTTGGGAGAAAAACTATTTAATATTGCGAGAGTTTAAACACTTTCGTAAAATCACCATTCTGGCTTTAGTTTTTTCATTTTTGGGTGCAACATTTGAGGGTTTTACTATCGGTTTTTTGTTGCAGTTTTTGCAAGGGTTAACGACTCCAAATGCCAAGCCAATTCAGACAGGAGTTGCCTGGTTTGATATCTGGGTTCTGGCTTCTAATGCATCGCCAATTCGTCGTCTATACCAAATATCTATTTTAATTTTATTGAGTACCTGGATTCGGGCAGGATTCAATTATTTGGCACAGGTATACACTGAGTTAGTACAATTACATCTGGGCGATCGCTTGCGGAGGCGAATTTTTGAACAGCTGCAATCCTTGCCACTCAGTTACTTTTCTAAAACTCGTACTGGCGAACTTATTAATACCATTACAACAGAAATTGAGAGAATAAAGCAGTGGTTTAGTGGTGCAGCTTTTCTGCTAACCAGAGCAATAACAGCTACTGTCTACTTTATCTCAATGTTTGTGCTGTCCTGGCAGCTTTCTATTATTTCATTGTTACTATTTACCCTGGTGGGAGTGGGATTGTCAACCCTGAATGCCAGAGCGCGAGAAACAAGTTTTGCAGTTTCGGCTGCTAACGGTCAATTTACTTCAACAGCAATGGAATTTATTAACGGTATTCGCACCGTGAATGCATTTGCTACTCAAGAATTTGAGCGCCGGCGCTTCCATAAAGCTAGTGATAATGTAGTAAGTGCCTCAACGAAAGTAGTATTAACTTTTGCAATGGTAAGACCTCTGGCAGAAGGTATAGCCAGCACGATTCTCATCGGTATGATTATTTTTGCGTTTACTATTTTTGTTGTTAATGGAACACTACAAGTTGCTTCATTACTGACATTCTTCTTTGTATTGTTTCGGATCGTGCCAATCGTCCAGGATTTTAATGGAGTCAGAGCCGGTCTTAGTACACTGCAAGGTTCAGCAGATAATATTAAAGAGCTTTTGAGAACTGACAATAAACATTATTTGCAAAACGGTACAATTCAATTTGCTGGCTTAAAGCATTCCATTGACGTAGTATCTGTGGATTTTGGCTACGATCCCAGTCATCTAGTGCTCAACAATGTTACCCTCACCATTGAACAGGGAAAAACCACAGCGTTGGTAGGAGCAACCGGTGCTGGTAAAAGTACGCTGATTGATTTAATTCCCCGATTTTACGATCCTACAGAAGGTCATGTGCTGATTGATGGAGTTGATTTGCGGCAGTTTGAAATCAACTCACTGCGGAGCAAAATGGCTGTGGTCAGTCAGGATACATTTATTTTCAACACTTCTGTCTGGAATAATATTGCTTACGGTACACAAGGGGCAACTCAAGCTGAAATCAAAGAAGCAGCTCGACTAGCGAATGCACTGGAATTTATTGAAGAAATGCGAGAAGGTTTTGAAACACAACTTGGCGATCGCGGAGTTCGATTATCTGGAGGACAACGACAGCGGATTGCGATCGCTCGTGCTTTATTGCGCGATCCAGAAATTCTGATTTTGGACGAAGCAACCAGTGCCTTAGATTCTATGACCGAGCGCTTGATTCAGGAGTCTTTAGAAAAACTTTCTCTAGGTCGAACAGTAATTGCGATCGCTCACCGTCTCTCCACCATCGCTCAAGCAGATAAAGTCGTAGTACTCGAAGGAGGACGTATAGTAGAGCAGGGCAAATATCAAGAATTACTACAGCGACACGGCAAGCTTTGGGAATATCACAAGACACAATATGAAATGGGTCAAGTAGAGTAG
- a CDS encoding lipopolysaccharide assembly protein LapA domain-containing protein — protein sequence MKQVNFLIIFIFCLALALFTIENTKLATIYIVPGVQVQAPIAVELLLATGLGAVFAWLFSMWTQLQRQLLSNPQRKQNVRIQELESKIEQYQAEVQSLQLALPPSSDSSTKETETNVPNTHSSNVQ from the coding sequence ATGAAACAAGTAAATTTTTTAATAATTTTTATCTTTTGTTTAGCTTTGGCTTTATTTACTATAGAGAACACCAAACTAGCAACAATTTATATTGTTCCTGGAGTGCAGGTGCAAGCACCGATAGCTGTTGAGTTGCTACTAGCGACTGGCTTAGGCGCAGTTTTTGCGTGGCTATTTAGTATGTGGACACAATTGCAACGACAACTATTGTCTAATCCACAACGCAAACAAAATGTCCGAATTCAAGAACTAGAGTCCAAAATTGAACAGTACCAAGCCGAAGTTCAATCTTTACAACTTGCGCTACCTCCTTCCTCTGATTCCTCAACAAAAGAAACAGAGACGAATGTGCCGAACACACACTCTAGCAACGTCCAATAA
- a CDS encoding segregation/condensation protein A has protein sequence MDAAELLETIAHLIHQAEQGEIDPWDVQVIEVIDRYLELMAPETTRIGYEADLSQSGQAFLSASMLVLFKANTLMQMQAAADEPDVVLDDILPDNDPGLVYSGHRLPLERALRRRPAAMPPPKRRVTLQELIEQLQIMENQLKLVQKVSKPIRPRRQPSIQSMRAALELAHQENLTEVAQELEEVLHLSATKLCLSENWLNLEQLVELWTQTKKPYHNSSAHKSKHSHLVSVFWALLLLSAQSKVELCQEEFYQEIKIRLLSNSPNT, from the coding sequence ATGGATGCTGCCGAGCTATTGGAAACAATTGCACACCTGATTCACCAAGCCGAACAGGGGGAAATTGACCCTTGGGATGTGCAGGTAATTGAGGTAATTGACCGTTACTTAGAATTAATGGCACCGGAGACAACACGCATTGGCTATGAAGCTGATTTATCGCAATCCGGGCAGGCTTTTTTGTCAGCATCGATGCTGGTGTTGTTCAAGGCAAACACCTTGATGCAAATGCAAGCAGCAGCAGATGAACCAGACGTTGTACTAGATGATATACTCCCAGACAACGATCCGGGGTTAGTATATTCGGGTCATCGGTTGCCATTAGAACGGGCATTGCGCCGTCGTCCGGCAGCGATGCCACCGCCAAAACGCCGCGTGACTCTCCAAGAGTTGATCGAGCAATTGCAGATCATGGAGAATCAACTCAAACTTGTACAGAAAGTCAGCAAACCTATCCGTCCCCGGCGTCAGCCCAGCATCCAAAGTATGCGGGCAGCACTAGAGTTAGCTCACCAGGAAAATCTGACGGAAGTGGCACAAGAACTGGAGGAAGTATTGCATCTGTCAGCCACAAAATTGTGCTTGTCAGAAAATTGGCTGAATTTGGAACAGTTAGTAGAATTGTGGACTCAGACAAAGAAACCATATCACAACAGTTCGGCACATAAATCAAAACACAGTCATCTAGTCAGCGTTTTCTGGGCATTACTACTGCTCTCGGCTCAATCTAAGGTAGAACTATGTCAAGAAGAATTCTATCAGGAAATTAAAATTCGCTTACTCTCAAATTCTCCCAATACCTGA
- the ndk gene encoding nucleoside-diphosphate kinase, whose translation MERTFLAIKPDGVQRGLVGEIIRRFETKGFTLVGLKFLKPSRELAEAHYDVHRERPFFAGLVEFITSGPVVAMVWEGDGVIASARKIIGATNPLNAEPGTIRGDLGVNIGRNIIHGSDAPETAQNEVSLWFKEDELVGWQPDITRWLHE comes from the coding sequence ATGGAACGCACATTTTTAGCAATTAAGCCTGATGGGGTGCAACGCGGACTGGTAGGTGAAATTATCCGTCGCTTTGAAACTAAAGGCTTTACTCTGGTTGGCTTGAAGTTTCTCAAACCCAGTCGGGAATTAGCTGAAGCGCACTACGATGTTCACCGCGAAAGACCCTTTTTTGCTGGGTTGGTGGAATTTATCACCTCTGGACCAGTGGTAGCGATGGTTTGGGAAGGTGATGGCGTAATCGCCTCTGCGAGAAAGATAATTGGCGCTACAAACCCTCTGAATGCGGAACCAGGGACAATTCGGGGCGATTTAGGCGTAAATATTGGTCGCAACATTATACACGGTTCCGATGCTCCGGAAACCGCGCAAAACGAAGTTTCGCTGTGGTTTAAGGAAGATGAATTAGTCGGTTGGCAACCCGATATTACACGTTGGTTGCACGAGTAA
- the hepC gene encoding heterocyst development glycosyltransferase HepC has protein sequence MTISIIPSLENYYTVTKQDQDRSSYCTLQWRRGQLLVKAPGQVLQPYLPSLDKEQSLVKCLEHSPVSLVRIDPKLGEYWLKVWASACEQASKPIFLRIPSAEQLSKQGSPWRWLQRLFDWIVALVFLLAVSPVMLILVLLMRVYSPGAFFEREWRVGKRGKLFQAIKFRTTAVNKKILEDKAMSDSGSLCVYACANNFSLTEDEQNVTRLGHWMRKYNIDNLPQLFNVLQGEMSLVGPRCWTLEEAVRLSSEKQRELNKLPGITGSWEVETSNKLHLDSQTS, from the coding sequence ATGACAATTTCCATAATTCCATCTTTAGAGAATTACTATACTGTGACCAAGCAAGACCAGGATCGTAGTTCATACTGCACACTCCAGTGGCGAAGAGGTCAATTGTTGGTGAAAGCTCCTGGACAAGTCTTGCAGCCATATCTGCCTTCACTGGATAAAGAGCAATCCTTGGTAAAGTGCTTGGAACATTCGCCAGTAAGTTTGGTTCGCATAGATCCAAAGCTGGGTGAGTACTGGCTAAAAGTTTGGGCAAGTGCGTGTGAACAAGCGTCGAAGCCAATATTTTTACGCATACCCTCTGCCGAACAGCTATCCAAACAAGGTAGTCCGTGGAGATGGTTGCAACGGCTATTTGACTGGATTGTTGCCTTGGTATTTTTGCTTGCAGTCAGTCCGGTAATGCTGATATTAGTTTTGCTGATGCGTGTTTACTCGCCAGGAGCATTTTTTGAGCGTGAGTGGCGCGTAGGAAAACGCGGTAAACTGTTTCAGGCGATCAAGTTTCGCACAACTGCGGTAAACAAAAAAATCTTAGAAGATAAAGCGATGTCTGACTCAGGTTCGCTTTGCGTCTATGCTTGCGCCAACAATTTCTCTCTCACAGAAGATGAGCAAAACGTCACACGCCTAGGGCATTGGATGCGTAAATACAATATAGATAATTTACCACAGTTATTTAATGTTCTACAGGGCGAAATGAGTTTAGTCGGACCGCGTTGCTGGACTTTGGAAGAAGCTGTGCGGTTAAGTTCGGAAAAACAACGAGAACTCAATAAACTGCCAGGAATTACAGGTTCTTGGGAGGTAGAGACATCAAACAAGTTGCATTTGGATAGTCAAACATCGTGA
- the speA gene encoding biosynthetic arginine decarboxylase translates to MRVESTGASEEVVQPPANGHKAEVKNQKQKKLLPASTTSEVPRGNWKIEDSEALYRIEGWGQPYFSISAAGHITVSPKGDRGGSLDLFELVNALKQRNLGLPLLIRFSDILEDRIDRLNACFAKAIARYNYPGIYRGVFPVKCNQQRHLIEDLVKFGKPHQFGLEAGSKPELMIALAMLDTPGALLTCNGYKDREYIETAMLAQRLGQTPIIVLEQIEEVDLVIDANRQLGIKPILGVRAKLSTQGMGRWGTSSGDRAKFGLTMPEIIDAVDKLREADLLDSLQLLHFHIGSQISAINVIKDAIQEASRIYVELAMLGADMKYLDVGGGLGVDYDGSQTNFYASKNYNMQNYANDIVAELKDTCAEREIPVPTLISESGRAIASHQSVLIFDVLSTSEIPLDPPEPPQEGESPVINYLWETYQGINKENFQEFYHDAAQFKEEAISRFNLGILRLRERAKAERLYWACCHKILDITRQEEYVPDELEDLKKIMASIYYINLSVFQSAPDCWAIDQLFPIMPIHRLGEEPTQRGILADLTCDSDGKIDRFIDLRDVKSVLELHNFKPGEPYYLGMFLNGAYQEIMGNLHNLFGDTNAVHIQLTPKGYQIEHVVKGDTMSEVVSYVQYDSEDMVEKIRQRCEQALEENRITLAESQRLLQTYEQSLRRYTYLNG, encoded by the coding sequence ATGCGTGTTGAGTCAACTGGTGCATCGGAAGAGGTGGTGCAACCTCCGGCTAATGGACATAAAGCTGAAGTGAAGAATCAAAAGCAAAAAAAGCTGCTACCAGCTAGTACCACTAGCGAGGTGCCTCGCGGAAACTGGAAAATTGAGGATAGCGAAGCCCTTTACCGCATCGAAGGTTGGGGACAGCCTTATTTTTCGATTAGCGCTGCTGGTCATATCACGGTTTCTCCTAAAGGCGATCGCGGAGGTTCTCTCGATTTATTTGAATTAGTCAATGCCCTGAAGCAGCGTAATTTAGGATTACCTTTGTTAATTCGATTTTCCGATATTTTGGAAGACCGGATTGATCGATTAAATGCATGTTTTGCCAAAGCGATCGCTCGTTACAATTACCCTGGTATTTATCGTGGTGTGTTTCCCGTCAAATGCAACCAGCAGCGGCATTTAATTGAAGACTTGGTAAAATTCGGCAAACCTCATCAATTTGGTTTAGAAGCCGGTTCTAAGCCAGAGTTAATGATTGCTTTGGCTATGCTGGATACACCGGGAGCATTGTTAACTTGCAATGGCTACAAAGACCGGGAATACATCGAAACGGCGATGTTAGCCCAAAGACTAGGACAGACCCCGATAATCGTCTTAGAACAGATTGAAGAGGTGGATTTGGTAATTGATGCCAATCGCCAGTTAGGAATTAAGCCAATTTTGGGAGTTCGCGCTAAACTTAGTACCCAAGGTATGGGACGCTGGGGAACATCATCCGGCGATCGCGCTAAATTTGGTTTGACAATGCCGGAAATTATCGATGCAGTTGACAAGTTACGCGAAGCTGATTTGCTCGATTCTTTGCAGTTGTTGCATTTCCACATCGGTTCGCAAATCTCCGCCATTAATGTAATTAAAGATGCCATTCAAGAAGCCAGCCGCATCTACGTAGAATTGGCGATGCTGGGAGCTGACATGAAATATCTTGATGTCGGCGGTGGCTTGGGTGTAGATTACGACGGTTCGCAAACCAACTTCTATGCCTCGAAAAATTACAACATGCAAAACTATGCCAACGACATAGTGGCAGAGTTAAAAGATACCTGTGCTGAACGAGAAATACCCGTACCAACACTGATTAGCGAAAGTGGACGAGCGATCGCTTCCCATCAATCGGTGCTAATTTTTGACGTTCTCAGTACCAGCGAGATTCCCCTCGATCCACCAGAACCCCCACAAGAGGGAGAATCCCCGGTTATTAATTACCTTTGGGAAACCTACCAAGGCATCAACAAAGAGAACTTTCAAGAGTTTTACCACGACGCAGCTCAATTCAAAGAAGAAGCCATCAGCCGCTTCAACTTGGGAATTTTGCGCTTGAGAGAACGAGCCAAAGCAGAGCGGCTATACTGGGCTTGTTGTCATAAAATTCTTGACATCACCAGGCAGGAAGAATACGTACCCGACGAGTTGGAAGACTTGAAGAAAATTATGGCTTCCATCTACTACATCAATCTTTCAGTGTTTCAATCAGCACCAGATTGTTGGGCAATTGACCAACTATTCCCGATCATGCCGATACACCGTTTGGGAGAAGAACCGACGCAGCGGGGGATTTTGGCGGATCTTACCTGCGACAGTGACGGCAAAATTGATCGCTTTATTGACCTGCGCGATGTAAAGTCAGTCTTAGAACTGCACAACTTCAAACCAGGAGAACCTTACTATTTAGGGATGTTCCTGAATGGAGCTTACCAGGAAATCATGGGCAATTTGCATAACTTATTTGGCGACACCAACGCAGTTCATATCCAACTAACTCCCAAAGGTTATCAGATTGAACACGTCGTTAAAGGTGACACCATGAGCGAAGTAGTCAGCTACGTGCAGTACGACTCCGAGGATATGGTAGAAAAAATCCGCCAGCGTTGCGAACAAGCTTTAGAAGAAAATCGCATCACCCTAGCGGAATCTCAGCGACTGCTACAAACTTACGAACAAAGTTTGCGGCGGTACACATATCTTAATGGTTAA
- a CDS encoding sugar phosphate nucleotidyltransferase — translation MKAMILAAGKGTRVRPITYTTPKPMIPILQKPVMEFLLELLRQHGFDQIMVNVSHLAEEIENYFRDGQRFGVQIAYSFEGRIDDEGKLVGEAIGSAGGMRRIQDFSPFFDDTFVVLCGDALIDLDLSAAVKWHKSKGSIATIITKSVPLEEVSSYGVVVTDEDGRVKAFQEKPSVEEAKSTNINTGIYIFEPEVFNYIPSGIEYDIGGELFPKLVEIAAPFYAIPMDFEWVDIGKVPDYWRAIRGVLLREIKNVQIPGHEVAPGIYTGLNVAVNWDKVDITGPVYIGGMTRIEDGAKIVGPTMIGPNCWVCSGATVDNSVIFEYSRLGPGVSLVDKLVYGRYCVDKTGASIDVKAAALDWLITDARQALPSHTPAERQAIAELLGTNGS, via the coding sequence ATGAAGGCGATGATTCTCGCTGCGGGTAAAGGTACTCGCGTGCGTCCAATTACCTACACAACTCCCAAACCGATGATTCCCATCCTGCAAAAGCCAGTGATGGAATTTTTACTAGAACTGTTACGTCAGCACGGCTTTGACCAAATTATGGTTAACGTTAGCCATTTGGCTGAAGAAATTGAAAACTATTTCCGTGATGGTCAGCGGTTTGGCGTGCAGATTGCATATTCCTTTGAAGGGCGAATTGATGACGAAGGTAAACTGGTAGGGGAAGCTATTGGTTCGGCTGGCGGAATGCGGCGTATCCAAGACTTCTCGCCGTTTTTTGACGATACCTTTGTGGTGTTGTGCGGCGATGCTTTGATTGACCTAGATTTATCAGCTGCGGTTAAGTGGCATAAATCTAAAGGGTCGATCGCTACCATTATTACCAAATCTGTCCCATTAGAAGAAGTTTCTAGCTATGGTGTGGTCGTCACCGATGAAGATGGTCGCGTCAAAGCATTCCAAGAAAAACCGTCAGTAGAAGAAGCTAAGAGTACCAATATCAATACTGGTATTTACATCTTTGAGCCAGAGGTATTTAATTATATCCCCTCCGGCATAGAGTACGACATCGGTGGCGAATTATTTCCCAAACTGGTGGAAATCGCTGCCCCCTTTTACGCCATTCCGATGGATTTTGAATGGGTAGATATTGGTAAAGTACCAGATTATTGGCGGGCGATTCGCGGTGTGCTGTTACGCGAAATTAAAAATGTGCAAATTCCCGGTCACGAAGTCGCCCCAGGAATCTACACTGGCTTAAATGTTGCCGTAAATTGGGACAAAGTGGATATCACAGGTCCAGTTTACATCGGTGGTATGACCAGGATAGAAGACGGCGCAAAAATAGTCGGACCGACGATGATTGGTCCCAATTGCTGGGTATGTAGTGGGGCAACCGTAGACAACAGCGTGATTTTTGAATACTCGCGCCTGGGTCCTGGGGTAAGCTTGGTTGATAAGCTGGTGTATGGGCGTTACTGCGTTGATAAAACTGGCGCGTCGATAGATGTCAAAGCTGCTGCTTTAGACTGGTTAATTACCGATGCTCGTCAAGCACTACCATCTCATACCCCAGCCGAACGGCAAGCGATCGCTGAATTGTTGGGAACAAACGGAAGTTAG
- a CDS encoding MotA/TolQ/ExbB proton channel family protein, which produces MNLAQIWGIVWKSEPFHWTVAIVLFVAIILELYALWRYWYSECGEIATAINSLKNPKKSQKQDNLKLHQWKDEHLQIKNGKFILIKYPSVLARPIPRSSLRFVTTLCTAIGLLGTFYGIQQALQGINLDTTSSQQLMSSSKELLVGMKTAFSTSLIGLGSGSLFTIILFICDSLRQKRRDDLRQKLKAIAIETADNANYEVAQVLNLVADKFTGINLSAEAIGEAVGQQMQSVILPALRAILQEQQKLRELQEKQGQRVLEELIKNLRIEVFEPIGDRLDKSAELTQQASEAVLTLHKDLASSIVTIQNFQKETLVSLQDFANNLKQTLSQFQTDTKGVLEQTAHDINRAIDQSIQGMTIQQSAFETSAENAADTFRGIREELETALQRRAEVEKQMLQATRTGIIHILAQANTTFRQQTNTL; this is translated from the coding sequence GTGAATTTAGCACAAATTTGGGGCATAGTTTGGAAGAGCGAGCCTTTTCACTGGACAGTTGCCATTGTATTATTTGTGGCAATTATTCTTGAGCTTTATGCATTATGGCGGTATTGGTATTCAGAATGCGGAGAAATAGCAACTGCAATTAATAGTTTGAAAAATCCGAAAAAAAGTCAAAAACAGGATAATTTAAAACTTCATCAGTGGAAAGACGAACATCTACAAATTAAAAATGGCAAATTCATACTTATAAAGTATCCATCTGTTTTAGCGCGTCCAATACCTCGCAGTTCCCTGCGTTTCGTCACTACCTTGTGTACTGCAATTGGTCTTTTGGGAACATTTTACGGTATTCAACAAGCATTACAAGGAATCAATTTAGACACAACAAGTTCCCAGCAGTTAATGAGTTCTAGTAAGGAATTATTGGTGGGAATGAAAACAGCTTTCTCGACTTCCTTAATAGGACTTGGTTCTGGTAGCTTGTTCACGATAATTTTGTTTATATGTGATTCGCTACGCCAAAAACGACGTGATGATTTAAGACAGAAGCTGAAAGCGATCGCCATAGAGACAGCAGACAATGCTAACTATGAAGTAGCACAAGTTCTTAACCTTGTAGCAGACAAGTTCACAGGGATAAACTTGAGTGCTGAAGCTATTGGAGAAGCTGTAGGACAGCAGATGCAGTCAGTTATTTTACCAGCGCTGCGAGCAATATTACAAGAGCAGCAAAAGCTCAGAGAACTCCAAGAGAAGCAGGGACAAAGAGTTTTAGAAGAACTTATTAAAAACTTGCGAATTGAGGTATTTGAACCGATAGGCGATCGCTTAGACAAAAGTGCAGAATTAACTCAGCAAGCTTCCGAAGCTGTGCTAACTCTTCACAAAGATTTGGCAAGTTCCATTGTCACAATTCAAAACTTTCAAAAAGAGACTTTAGTTAGCCTGCAAGACTTCGCTAATAATCTAAAACAAACTTTGAGTCAATTCCAAACAGATACAAAAGGCGTTTTAGAACAAACCGCTCACGATATTAATCGAGCTATCGACCAAAGTATTCAAGGAATGACAATCCAACAAAGTGCTTTTGAAACAAGTGCAGAAAATGCGGCTGATACATTCCGAGGAATTAGAGAGGAACTGGAAACAGCGCTGCAAAGACGCGCAGAAGTAGAAAAGCAAATGCTTCAAGCTACTCGGACTGGAATTATCCACATTCTCGCACAAGCAAATACAACCTTCCGACAGCAGACTAACACTCTATAG
- a CDS encoding OmpA/MotB family protein translates to MNDFTKGDFFESEIAEDDDSSIYLSIGDLMSGLLMFFMLLFITALLQLAEKDAPKRVVIGNVVGQMKSNNINVKVNAETGDVSIQESILFAKGSTELKPEGKDFLRGFIPVYSGVIFSKPEFEKEVSRVVIEGHTSSEGDYQTNLQLSLLRSASVYRYIFSEMNFQTQVPLSKKILAAGRGEIEADKTRDNPSDRKVVFRFQFRSDDLAEKYRQNPSLDDKKL, encoded by the coding sequence ATGAATGATTTCACTAAAGGCGATTTTTTTGAATCAGAAATTGCTGAGGATGATGATTCTAGCATCTATTTATCTATTGGCGATTTGATGTCAGGTTTACTAATGTTTTTTATGCTACTTTTTATCACTGCATTACTCCAGCTAGCAGAGAAAGATGCACCAAAAAGAGTGGTAATTGGCAATGTTGTGGGACAAATGAAAAGTAACAACATTAATGTCAAAGTCAACGCCGAAACAGGAGATGTAAGTATCCAAGAATCGATTTTGTTTGCTAAGGGAAGTACCGAACTGAAACCCGAAGGTAAAGACTTTCTGCGCGGCTTTATTCCTGTTTACAGCGGGGTGATTTTCTCCAAACCGGAATTTGAGAAAGAAGTTAGCCGCGTAGTTATCGAAGGTCACACAAGTTCTGAAGGAGACTACCAAACTAACTTACAACTTAGCTTACTGCGTTCGGCTTCAGTTTATCGCTACATTTTCTCGGAAATGAATTTTCAAACGCAAGTACCTTTAAGCAAAAAAATATTAGCCGCCGGTCGTGGAGAAATAGAAGCTGATAAGACTCGCGATAACCCAAGCGATCGCAAGGTAGTTTTTCGCTTTCAATTTCGTAGTGATGATTTAGCTGAAAAATATCGTCAAAATCCTTCTTTAGACGATAAAAAGCTATAA